One Brassica napus cultivar Da-Ae chromosome C2, Da-Ae, whole genome shotgun sequence DNA window includes the following coding sequences:
- the LOC106382131 gene encoding CRM-domain containing factor CFM9, mitochondrial-like, whose translation MFATRNLLRTCSRSLSSLLHSDSSRNLVVSSNHVTSNLILQPGSSSEGNSNSFQPLTHQVFKGWSRAMSTARGRSMRSKVESRMRKESGKTLREIRRAKKLKKKLMTDEERLIYNLKRAKKKVALLLQKLKKYDLPELPSPVHDPELFTPEQIQAFKKIGFKNKNYVPVGVRGVFGGVVQNMHMHWKFHETVQVCCDNFPKEKIKEMATMIASLSGGVVINIHNVKTIIMFRGRNYRQPKNLIPVNTLTKRKALFKARFEQALESQKLNIKKTEQQLRRMGVNPEDPVAMASIQRVASTFFDAIDKKEGSPYVFHGDKKSERGASVVNTEGSEPGDEEDSDQEELDRFIAEIEEAADKEWEEEEAAEQEETGRIRYWNREEFAGRSRDSSQGFRRNERDTRSQRRSNHSDDDDDDSDQLDSGDDDEIPRRFDRPRSDTRRQGNDFMRRSSDPRSRVRSDEDVLSDLDNTMWDSEDEEDAPANYISSSDEEEDENRGVSASKQPRFSNYNSSTEGTTINNSKTKSGKQKDEDCDSD comes from the exons ATGTTCGCGACGAGGAATCTTTTGAGAACTTGTAGTCGCTCTCTATCGTCTCTCCTTCACTCCGATTCCTCCAG gaATCTGGTTGTGTCATCGAATCATGTTACAAGCAATCTGATTCTGCAGCCTGGTAGCTCCAGTGAGGGCAATTCCAATTCATTTCAGCCATTGACGCATCAAGTCTTTAAAGGATGGTCACGAGCTATGTCAACGGCTAGAGGAAGGAGCATGAGGAGTAAAGTAGAGAGTAGAATGCGTAAGGAGTCTGGTAAGACTTTAAGAGAGATCAGGAGAGCTAAAAAGCTGAAGAAGAAACTCATGACTGATGAAGAAAGACTCATCTACAACCTCAAAAGG GCGAAGAAGAAAGTTGCGCTTCTGTTACAAAAGCTCAAGAAGTACGATCTCCCCGAGCTGCCATCACCTGTGCATGACCCCGAGCTATTCACGCCTGAGCAGATCCAAGCGTTCAAGAAAATCGGTTTCAAGAACAAAAACTATGTTCCCGTTGGTGTCCGTGGAGTCTTTGGAGGAGTGGTTCAAAACATGCATATGCACTGGAAGTTTCATGAGACGGTGCAGGTTTGCTGCGATAACTTTCCAAAGGAGAAGATTAAAGAGATGGCGACCATGATAGCGAGCCTGAGCGGTGGGGTTGTCATAAACATACATAATGTGAAGACTATTATTATGTTCCGTGGTAGAAACTACAGGCAGCCCAAGAACTTGATTCCTGTTAACACCCTCACAAAACGGAAG GCTTTATTTAAAGCGAGATTTGAACAAGCACTTGAATCACAGAAGCTGAACATCAAGAAAACGGAACAGCAGCTAAGGAGAATGGGTGTTAACCCCGAAGATCCGGTTGCCATGGCTAGCATCCAGAGAGTAGCCTCAACGTTCTTCGACGCAATCGACAAAAAAGAAGGAAGCCCTTATGTCTTCCATGGAGATAAAAAATCAGAAAGAGGAGCTAGTGTTGTAAATACAGAAGGATCAGAACCGGGTGATGAAGAAGATAGTGACCAGGAGGAGTTGGATAGATTCATAGCTGAGATAGAAGAGGCGGCAGATAAGGAGTGGGAGGAAGAGGAAGCTGCGGAGCAAGAGGAAACGGGTAGAATAAGGTATTGGAACAGAGAGGAGTTTGCAGGAAGAAGCAGAGACTCAAGTCAAGGCTTTAGAAGAAATGAAAGGGATACACGTAGCCAGAGGAGATCCAACcatagtgatgatgatgatgatgacagtGATCAATTGGATAGTGGGGATGATGATGAAATCCCAAGGAGGTTTGACAGGCCGAGATCAGATACAAGAAGGCAGGGAAATGATTTTATGAGAAGAAGCTCTGATCCTCGTTCTCGAGTGAGGAGTGATGAAGATGTGCTGAGTGATCTTGATAACACGATGTGGGACTCTGAAGATGAGGAAGATGCACCTGCTAATTATATTTCGAGCAGCgatgaggaggaagatgaaAACAGGGGAGTATCGGCATCTAAACAACCAAGATTCAGTAATTATAATAGTTCAACAGAGGGTACTACTATCAATAATTCGAAGACAAAGAGTGGAAAACAAAAGGATGAGGATTGTGATAGTGATTAG